Within Solea solea chromosome 1, fSolSol10.1, whole genome shotgun sequence, the genomic segment AACGCTGTAGCTTCTCTCAATCTTCACTCCCGTAGAATGTTTACCTTCCACTGGGCCGATAGTGTAGCTCATCCTCCGTGTCACCTGGCTGGGGCTCAAAGCAGTTGTCAAACTTACGCCTCAGACGTTTCTTGAGCTGGAAGGTGCGCTCCGTGTTTGAATAGGTGTATTCCTGTTCCTTCAGTTTCGCATAGTAGTCGGAGAACTTGTTGAACAGAATGGAGATGGGCATGCCATTGAGGATGATGCCAAATGAGATGCAGCCAAACGCTACACAGCGGCCGAGATATGACACAGGGATGACATCTCCATAACCTACAGTAGAGATGCTCACCTGCAGAAAGAAGAGAGGAACAAGTAATGagcttttttttacatgcatgaTCTCGCTGCATTTCAATGTGTTCTTTGGCCATGGCTTTTATGAAAATCCAATacttgaaatgtattttctttttgtgatcATTAAATAACATTCACATGCACTGCAACACTTCCAATGGCTCAAATGCAATCACTGGCCAGGAGCGAGACGCATTACAACGCATTATAGAGGATTAGACACATAGGCTGACAGCTGCCATCGCatagatgaaaaaaacaacgtCCTCAAATGAGAGTAAAAGAAATACAGAGAAACGGGCTGATGTACATTATCCGCACTAGACCGGTGTCAAATAAACAGAGGGAGTCCTTAATGAAGCAAAATGTGAAGAGTAAAACATAAAGCGAAAGAACATGAGGCATATAACAGAAACATATAAAAACCAGAGCAAACTaaacacacaaagcaaatgACCCAACGCAGACACTGGGGAGGCAgggacaatcaaacacaggtgtgacaaacaagacacaggtgaaacacattagggcggggcagggAAGACGGGACAGGAAGTAAGACAAACTAAAAGACTAAATTCTTAATGTGACCATCAGGACAATTAATTAAATTGGCACTTTTGCTGGCaattttgtctgtctgtctctttgtaaGCAACAACCTAAGAGCAAATATTCAATACATGTTCTGTAGGTTATATtctaaaaaggaaaatgattcGATAGTGCTTACTCTGACTTCTTATGTGTTGAAGATGTGAGCAtagtaaaatatgttttatcttAGTGGGGATAAGACTTTTCTGATGTAAGTTTCAGTTTAGTAAACTACTCACCGAGACACAAAGATTAAGAAACACGTTTACAAGCAAATACTCTTATCATCAGTGCGTTgcttcataaaataacacaggtCATGATTCTTTAGTGCCTTATGCCacttgtgttagtctgactgggCACACAGCTCAAATCTTAGACACCCAAAGTGCACCACACCGCTTGATCATGCTAATACACACCCTGCAGTCACAGTCAAGAAGAAGAGCTTAGTAATGTCTGTAACCTTGTTAATTGAGCCGGAAGAATCTATTTCAGTAAATGCTGACATGGGCCAATCACAGTTTTACTTACATAGGCCTTTCATATTCACGTTATAGCTATATAAGAAATGAAAAACCTTAAACTGACATATTTTAGATCTCATTTTATCATAGTATCATACTCACCGCAGCCCACCACCAGGCATCTGGTATGCTGCTGAACGGCGTCCCAGGCTGATCCACCTCCACCGAGTGCATCAGAGCGGAGAAGGTGAAGATGCCCATGGCAATGAAAAGAAACAGGCAGCATAcctaaagaaagaaagaaataatataattatttttattaatttccttctctttatcttctgaTATGGTAGCATATCAACTTCATAAAATGTAAGATGTTATTTATTCATAGTACATCTTACAGATATAGACTAAAAGTGGAATTACGCTGAATGACAGTGTTAAGTGTTAATATTaaagatgaatgtgtgtttgtatttttcttgttcAGTGTTCCTCCGTACCTGCTCAGAGCACTGGCGTATGGTGAAGCCAAATGCCCTCATGCCAGTGGAATGACGTGCAAGTTTCAGGATACGGAAAATGCGCATCAGCTTGACAACCTTAAGCACCTTGCTGACTTTGCTGACTCTTGCCATGGCCTTCAAATCTTCCTGTGCACTCATGTTCTCTGCATCTATAACAAATGTCTCAAACATGATCTGGATGAAGTAGGGCATTACAGCCACTATGTCAACAAAGTTGAGGGCACTcttcacaaaatgttttatatcgGATGTGGTCATTAACCGCAAAAAGTACTCCGACGTAAAGAAAAGGATGGAGCAAATCTCTACCCACTCCATGTAGGTTTTGCCGGCAAGTTTGTATTCCCTGAGTTCCTTAACTGTGTTTAGTGTCATGGCAACAATAGAGATGAGCACAAAGAGACTGGAGAACACTGCAAAGGCTTTGGCTGCCAATGACGAGTAGGGATTCTCCATCAAGTCCCAGAGGGCCCTCCGAAAGTCTCCAAGAAACATACTTTCGTATGCATCTTCATCCTTGTGAGGTTTAATCTCATCAATCAGCTCCTGGTTGACCTTCAGCTGATCTCTGATGTCATCCAGTTTCTCCTCATACGAAATACGGCAGCACCTGAGcagatgaagagaagagaacTTATCAGTATCATGATTGAAATACAGTAACAGAGCAagatacacaaaacaaacagacaatagTTTATCAGTAAATCTGCAGCACACCTTGGACTATCCTTTAGATTCAGACCCCAGAATGACATCTCTTCTTCAAAGTTGACAGGGCAAAGACTATCCATCACCCACAGGACATTGCTGCAGTAAAAGTGGAAAATGTAATGGAAAAACATAGGGTCCCTGTCAAAAAAGAACTCATTGTTCACAACACTGTAGTCATCGCAGAGTGTCAGGCGCTTGACTGGATCACTACAGAGGGCAAGGACACCAATCCTGGTTTTTGGGTATCGCAGAATCAATTTTTTCGGGATACGAAACACCCGTCCACCCACGTTGATGGTGACAATGTTTGAGAGCCTCGGGTTCGGTAAAGTTTTCCTCTgattttgtgtttcttctttttgctcATCAAGAGCATCAAGGTTGTCCATAGATGTCCATGGTTTCACTGAGCTGTCTTGGGAAAAAGGGAATTCACATTCCTGCTCTTCGATGCTTTGTGAAAAACTAACTTCCCGCTTTATGGATGCAAAAAGACTGGATCGCCgctttttcagcattttcatcTTTGGCCTTACAGACGCCATTGTGACACTTCCAAAGAGCACAGGTCCGGTGCAAGTTAAGGTCAAATCAAACAACAATATTCCACAAGATCCCCATTCAAGCAAGATGATATCCTATGAAAATTCAGCTTTCAAGTTGAAATAAATATTCAGGAAGAGCTCC encodes:
- the si:rp71-39b20.4 gene encoding potassium voltage-gated channel subfamily V member 2, producing MASVRPKMKMLKKRRSSLFASIKREVSFSQSIEEQECEFPFSQDSSVKPWTSMDNLDALDEQKEETQNQRKTLPNPRLSNIVTINVGGRVFRIPKKLILRYPKTRIGVLALCSDPVKRLTLCDDYSVVNNEFFFDRDPMFFHYIFHFYCSNVLWVMDSLCPVNFEEEMSFWGLNLKDSPRCCRISYEEKLDDIRDQLKVNQELIDEIKPHKDEDAYESMFLGDFRRALWDLMENPYSSLAAKAFAVFSSLFVLISIVAMTLNTVKELREYKLAGKTYMEWVEICSILFFTSEYFLRLMTTSDIKHFVKSALNFVDIVAVMPYFIQIMFETFVIDAENMSAQEDLKAMARVSKVSKVLKVVKLMRIFRILKLARHSTGMRAFGFTIRQCSEQVCCLFLFIAMGIFTFSALMHSVEVDQPGTPFSSIPDAWWWAAVSISTVGYGDVIPVSYLGRCVAFGCISFGIILNGMPISILFNKFSDYYAKLKEQEYTYSNTERTFQLKKRLRRKFDNCFEPQPGDTEDELHYRPSGR